The following is a genomic window from Salarias fasciatus chromosome 10, fSalaFa1.1, whole genome shotgun sequence.
TTGAAGGTTGCCTGAAATAGCAAAGACCATGTCATCGCCATGGCAATGCAGTTGCACAAGGCCAATAAACCCCACCACTAAACCCTGTTTCACAGACACTTGTTCCTTGTTTTACTGAAAAGTATTTATCATTGTGAACATTTACAGctaaaatgttcatttgtttaaaaaaaaggacaccTTGGTTATAGTTTTTCTGGGGGGCTCTGCGCACGTAAATTCATCATGCAATTCTTTTCCCACTCCACCTTTTTCCCTGCAGGTCACAATCTCGCTCATGAGGCCAAAGGAAGCCCGGTGACTGATCTGTCATCACGATCCACTTCAAGGCAGAGTTCACAACAGTCCAAAAAGCCTCAGGGATCTTCATCACCTTGAGAACTCAAGCACGTCTGCTCTGAGAAGACATTTCACTGCTCTATTCCGGTCATGCATAGATAGGAAACAGTTTCATGTGGGTGCAGACATTGTTTTAAAGAGATTGGGGTTGTGGTGGCCAAGTACACATGTAGTCATCTCAGTGCTGAAGCAAATATACGCTATACCACACAACACTGCATGTGGTTATCATAACgttgtttatgtttttgattGTACCTTAATTCAACTgtttactttaaaaataaagtattgCATAACAGAGAATGGACAGGTCATGGTCTTTTTACATGAGTTAGgaaatctttttaaaagaatcaaattACTGACTTTACAAGCGAGTTATAAAGGTTTGAATTCAGTGGGATGAGAACTCTATCCATCAATCTTTCATACCACTTAATCACGTGCAAGATCGCAgagggctggagccaatcccagcgaAGCATGGCCGAAGGCAGGATGCACCCTgagcaggtcaccagtccatcacagggcaagcacagtgagagagagagagagagccacaCACTGGCATTCACACCAAGAGGCAATTTAGAGTCTCCAATTAACCAATGTCATTAGATTGTTGGAGAAAACCTGAATACCACAAGGAGAACTTTgaactctacacagaaaggcctAAATTGAACTGATTGCATTATCAATGTGTAGCCAGTGTGTTAGATTTAATAAGTTATTAAATTGTCCCATTCTTAAGAGAAGTGGTGCTgcaaagcttgtttttttttttgtgtctattCTTACTCATATAGACGAATAAAACTGCCATCCTTTGAATTTCTTTACTTCagagaaaaatatatattcattaactgattttttttttgtaaaatttgCTCATACCAGAACCAGAGGTATTGCCCTTTACTAGTTTATTCGTAGGTGTCACAAGTGCAGACTATTTACCAACAAAATACTTACATCTTGTTTTTGGAGTTTTATTTGAGATAAAACTTGTAGTAAAAGGCAGTCTTCTGATTTAAAAATTCAGAATCTGACACCAGAGCCGATCTGAGCTCTTTCAGCATGAACCCAGGAAGTGTGAGTTCcatgtgtgttttactgtgaagcagagcagcagaagtgCAGTTTTCGGTTAAGCGCGGTAACTTTTAGCGGCGGCTGTGATCATCGGAGAGTAACGGGAGCGGAGCTCGTGCTCGCGCACACGCTCGCGCTCGTCAGTCAGTAGCGTCGGTTTGTTGACGTCCGCCGGggtacagcagcagctgctgctagTAACGGGGCTCTCCTGGCCGCCCGACAGCCCGCCGCCGGTCCGGCTCGCTCCGTTCGATGGGTTTTCTGGTGGGAAGATGATCGCCTCACTGTCGAGAGGAAGTCTGCTGGACGAGGTTCTTCACGGAGGCTTTAACGAGGTAATTACGTCCATCAGGCGCCGCTTCCTCCCCGCGACTCTTCACTATAGGTTAGCCCCAAACTAGCAGACGGAAAACAGTCACATCTGCTGTCCTTCAAACTGTAACACCCCTGAGTCATGACTAACATGTTTCTGCACGTTAACAATAGATGAGAATGCTGTATTTTCCCGGTGGTGCACGTAAAAGTGCATTTTAATGCGTATTTTggacttttaccgtcatgttttacGTGAAGTAGtgcagtgatgtttttttttttttttttgctaactGCTTTTCCCAGCTTTAGGGTACGATATTAAATTACTTTTTGACTTCTTCCAAGTCACTAACGAGCTAAACGATAGAATTAAACGACAATATGAAGGTCTTTTATTGAGATATGTGCGTTCTTTTGTGTCGTCTCCTGGACGACAGGCGGTCACGTGACTGATGGGGACCGGTGAAGGTggacagacaggcaggcaggcaggcaggggGCCGGATGTTAGCGGCGTTTAGGTTGCTGCTCTCACTCTTTTTCACTTCCGTTTGCTCGGGAGGACAGATCAAATCATTAGTCCCCACCAGCAGAATTAAAATTCTTTCTATCCTCGGGGACAATAGAGGGTGATCCCCCCCTtctcctgtcccctgtcccagCATTTCAAACAAAGGACCATAGTCTGAGcctaatctctctctctcttcctctctctctcactgtgtgtgtgtgtgtgtgtgtttgtgtgtgatggacggcttgcagcagcagctggcagcgTACATTTCCTGGGTGAACTctcagctgaagaggaaagcaGGCCTGAAGCCCATCACTGACCTCAGGCGCGACCTGCAGGATGGCGTGGTGCTCACACAGCTCATAGAGATCGTTGGTAAACGCACATGGACATTTGGATTCACACTAAGGTCGCTTGTAGTCATTTAAACTGGTCAACAAATGACAGGACGTCAGTGTCTTCAGATTTCACCGTCATTTGCTTTATATGTGGAAACATTTCGTCTTCAGCGCTGGAGCACGTCAGACTTTGAGTGACACTTACTGATggataaatacattttaaaataaatttgaaaagGATTTTGTATTAAAAAGTGATGTGCTGTGCACTGCTGCACCACACTATATGGCAACATTACTCATATTTTTATCCTTCTTTCgttttcattgaaaatctgCAGCCGGGGAGGTGCTGGAGGGAGTGTATGTGACTccacaaaacaaagaagagagCAGGAAGAATGTGGAGGAAGTCTTGCGGTTCATTTCCTCTAGACACATACGCATGCCGCACATATCCGCCAGAggtaaatcagaaaaaaaaaattttctcACCCTCCCCATTTCTTTCAACAAGGAATGTTCCTAATATCTTCTGATTATTGATTCCGTTTTGCAATAAAAAGAATTGATCTCCAAAGCTTTGAGTGTATCACCATTGCACGTCTACATTGTGACTGTTCAGCATTTTTTGATTGAGATGATTTAGTAAACTATTAATCCTCACATTTGCCCCCATCTGTTTGCAGACATTGTTGATGGCAATCTGAAATCTGTAATGAGGATAATTCTGGCACTGGCAGCCCATTTCAAGccgtcagccaatcacagggcTGCCTCTGGAAGTAGGAGGGGCTTCACAGGAGGCGCTGCCAGCCACAACCCTCTTTCCACGGTGGCTCTGGCtcaaggtgctgctgctgctctggcttcagCTCGACTTGATGCTTCGCTGCCTGCACGTTCCACACGGATCCACAGGTATGCTGCTGCAGACATCTGCAGTAAGGGCAAGTTTCATCAAAAACAAGCTTCATTTATTATACTTTGGTACACATGAGTGTCTGTGAGAAGCACAcattctgtttctctctcctgtGGTTCAGACTGCCCCTGTGCAACACTTCTCACAGGTTTTCAGTTACCACTTCTGTTAGAATGCAGAATGATAATCGCAGAGTGGTGATGTTAATGTTGATAAATCTGTGGCCTTCTGTACTATAGCACCACATCATGATGAGGTTTGATGCTCTTCTGTTTGATCATGGCAGTTCAGTAGCGTGTTCAGACACAATGTGGTCTAGTCCAGCGTGAATCTGCAGTTTGAGCTTTTTGTTTGGCACACTGTGAATACTTGCTTGTCTTTGCTGTCCTCTGGTGGACAAATGCAGGCAGTATTGGTAAAGTCATAggccaaacatgaaaaacatgtatGAACaacttctgttttgtcttctctCAGCGGCTGGGGGTCGGGTGGAGACAAGAGTGTGTGCGTTCGAGCTCTTGTTAAGCAGTATGAAAGAGGATCCGACGAGCATTCGACTCTCCAGCTTAGCAGGTAATCAGCTCTTCATGAGTTGAATGTGTCGTTTTAATCAGTAGATCAGAAAGTTTAAGTTACTTTTATTTCAATGCGACCTTAATTAGAGCACAATGAATTTACACGCTGTACACTGAATCACTATGTGCATGATAAATGTAACCGAGTAACATTATAGGTAGACAGATATAAGATGATGATATAAGAGATGCAACTTCTATCATCAATATAGTTTATTAAACTTTGACAGGTGTAATATTCATGTAATTATTACTGTTATGTAATTATGTTGCCATTTGCAGTTTCAGACAAGAATATTTTTTAAGCAGAGTATTTTTATACCAGACTGTAGAAGTCAGTGTTGCCTGAGAACAAACTCCGCTCTGTTATGGAATTGATTCACTTCAGTGGAATTCTGTTGACCGCAGTCTTTGTTACATAACCCCATCTAACATCGTCAACACCTACTTTTGCACACTTTGTGAACAGTaggacactgtgtgtgtgtgtgtgtgtgtgtgtgtgtgtgtgtgtgtgtgtgtgtgtgtgtgtgtgtgtgtgtgtgttcttgctcGTATGTGATTTTGGTATTAACATTCATTTTGCCATATGTGTGTTTGGTAAAGCTCTGGCATCTGAGCAAAACAGACtgacttttaaaagaaaaagaataatttCTTGTTTACTCATCCTGGTTTGAatttgtgacgtgttttttttttttttttttttgggacagtTTGTTAGTTTCACTTGGATCTGtcacgattaaaaaaattggagTATTATTTATTTGGAGGCCGATGATGTTGCAGTTTGATTTTTACATCGATGCACTTCATGCTCGTATCACATGTGCAGCCTGGAGGAGGGATGCTGAGCAGCGTCTGTGATATTGGTTGCCGCGGTAACCCGCAGCAAGCTGGAGGGTGATGGGCTGGGTCTGTTGGCATGAGGAGAATTGTAAATTGTCATGAGTTTTAGCCACAAGTGCTGGAGACCGAGTGAGAGAGCGGAGCGAAGGCTGCGTTTGAGTTGCTTTGTGCAGGATGAGCCGACTGTAGCCCACTATGGGGGGGACACAAATTAAATGGTAAGGCCTCACAAtgagatgctgtgtgtgtgtgtgtgtgtgtgtgtgtgtgtgtgtgtgtgtgtgtgtgtgtgtgtgtgtgtgtgtgtgtgtgtgtgtgtgtgtgtgtgtgtgtgtgtgtgtgtgtgtgtgtgtgtgtgtgtgtgtgtgtgtgtgtgtgtgtgtgtgtgtgtgtgtaggaattCCAGAAGTTTTGGTGAATTCATACTTGTTTTGATCAATTTTACAGTGTCGATATGCAAGAGAGAAGATGTGTCGCTAGTGCTTTTTCATTGATTACCAGCTGGATTGCTTGATGTCCCTCTAAGTTCTAATATGTGTCAGATTCTCAGGTTTTTGGTAGACACTGCATGTGTAATAATTTCTAATGAATGCTTCATTAATAGCATCAGTTGTTGATGATTGGAAGTTCCCTTCATGAACAATGTTACAGAGAATGAAAGTTTGTGTTCAGCTTGCTTTCTCAACCCAAAATAGCAACAGTCAGCAGAAAGACTGACATCTGCACAATGGAGACCGCATTATAAATGGTGCTTTTTATGTTATCTAAGAGTGTAGCTCTTGGCAATGAAATGAGTTGTAACAGAGTAACCCTTGGAAGTGAACTCTGTTTTTTGATTTACATAAATGTAACTGTATAATCGTTGATATTTGAATGTCGGCTAATAAGCTCAGACTGTTATTGTCAGAAATCTTACTACACCAGCAGAAGCCAGCGAATGTGTACATGCCGATTCAGTGGATTAATGAGTGTTTTTTGCTGTCCGTGAGCCTCAGCACTGTCAGCCCGCTGTCATCGCCATGCAGCCACCCAGAGAGACCGCCGCAGGACTCCCGACAAGAACAGCCCAACAGTGGTGAGTCCTGTCCAATCGCAGACTCTCCTGTCCcatcttctttcttttcatgaTTCATGAAACTTCATGATGAGCTTTGCCTCGCAGACGAGTCCTGTCACATCGTCGTGGAGACATCATGGGAGGATCCTCTCAGTGAAAGTTTGGAGAAGGAGGTGCAGGAGGCACGGAAGATGGTGTCTGCTTTACAGGTACAAACATGTTCATTCTACAGTGCCGATGTTTATCATGTCTTAAATGCAGTGCAGTCTTCTGATGAGCTGTTAGAAATGATTCTTCAGGGTTAAATGAACCAGAACGTGCTTgggtgtgttttggggttttccCCTCATTTCAGGAGGTGGAACTCTATAAATGTGACAACTTTCATAACAGTATTTCAGAGGTCGGATGTAGCAGATGATGCTCAGGACACTCTCCAACTCTTCATTCATAAGAtcaccttcctgctgctgctttaagtGGCCGCAGTACAAACTGCTGTCacatgtttgtttctctgtttttgaaggcgctgctgctgcagggttcTCTCCCCGAGGACGAGCAGGACGTGTCTTTGACGTTGGACCAAGGAAACACTGAACAGCAGCTGGTACTTAAGttcctctgcttcatgtttctgtcCTGCACTGCTCTTTCGTTCTTTCTGTCCCGTGTCGCTCTTTTCTTTAGCTCCTTCTTTTCAGTGCAGATCACGTTACTTTCccttagctgtgtgtgtgcgtgcgcgcgtgcatgcGTGTAAGCCGCACGGGTATCAGTtccccttttttctctctcaattGTAGCTCCTACACACTTCCCGGTCTTTTCTCGTTCCAGGTAGTCATTCGCAGTCGTTTGGATCAGAGTATGGAAGAAGCTCAAGAGCTTAAGGTAAAATTTTGAAGCTAACGATTCAtcattgtcttttcttttttttttttttaaagttgaattaTCTGGCTACTGTGTAGAAACTCTTGGCATGCACACTGCAGTTAATATTTAATCAATTTGCTGTTTGCACCAGAGGGAGGTGTTGCGCTGCAAGCAGGACATGAGAAACCTGCAGGGAGTAAAGGTAGGACACTTCGATACCCGTTATCTTTCTGCACAGCTTTATATCAATAATACAATGATATAATTCTCGTGGGAAAGTTGCTGGTTCAGTCATTTGACCTTCAGCTGGTTAATCCGCaggaggcccagcagcagcggctctgcACCCAGGAAGCATCGATACTGCAGATGAAGC
Proteins encoded in this region:
- the LOC115395617 gene encoding dixin-like isoform X2, whose product is MIASLSRGSLLDEVLHGGFNEQQLAAYISWVNSQLKRKAGLKPITDLRRDLQDGVVLTQLIEIVAGEVLEGVYVTPQNKEESRKNVEEVLRFISSRHIRMPHISARDIVDGNLKSVMRIILALAAHFKPSANHRAASGSRRGFTGGAASHNPLSTVALAQGAAAALASARLDASLPARSTRIHSGWGSGGDKSVCVRALVKQYERGSDEHSTLQLSSTVSPLSSPCSHPERPPQDSRQEQPNSDESCHIVVETSWEDPLSESLEKEVQEARKMVSALQALLLQGSLPEDEQDVSLTLDQGNTEQQLVVIRSRLDQSMEEAQELKREVLRCKQDMRNLQGVKEAQQQRLCTQEASILQMKQELLRASMTKDELTNQNAELQWKLEECTRLWGDCKKELGQKDRLLQQFKHKLEESQKMQAELQTELEHKNNMLQQLMCRDLEQIPSGTENNGYSYSGNQSPSMSAQQADEVQLLRDALRSLRNNFRDHDPQHHTLDTLEQGIVSLIDRLHVLHKHKGVGKSPRPKGQHTDADSWPSSKMCQSHNGSSSSTKILYFTGKSPTPSMINIPKRLGEVTLKDVKAAVDREGNYRYHFKALDPEFGTVKEEVFLDGAVVPGWEGKIVAWVEEDRGEERPV
- the LOC115395617 gene encoding dixin-like isoform X3; protein product: MIASLSRGSLLDEVLHGGFNEQQLAAYISWVNSQLKRKAGLKPITDLRRDLQDGVVLTQLIEIVAGEVLEGVYVTPQNKEESRKNVEEVLRFISSRHIRMPHISARDIVDGNLKSVMRIILALAAHFKPSANHRAASGSRRGFTGGAASHNPLSTVALAQGAAAALASARLDASLPARSTRIHSGWGSGGDKSVCVRALVKQYERGSDEHSTLQLSSLSTVSPLSSPCSHPERPPQDSRQEQPNSDESCHIVVETSWEDPLSESLEKEVQEARKMVSALQALLLQGSLPEDEQDVSLTLDQGNTEQQLVVIRSRLDQSMEEAQELKREVLRCKQDMRNLQGVKEAQQQRLCTQEASILQMKQELLRASMTKDELTNQNAELQWKLEECTRLWGDCKKELGQKDRLLQQFKHKLEESQKMQAELQTELEHKNNMLQQLMCRDLEQIPSGTENNGYSYSGNQSPSMSAADEVQLLRDALRSLRNNFRDHDPQHHTLDTLEQGIVSLIDRLHVLHKHKGVGKSPRPKGQHTDADSWPSSKMCQSHNGSSSSTKILYFTGKSPTPSMINIPKRLGEVTLKDVKAAVDREGNYRYHFKALDPEFGTVKEEVFLDGAVVPGWEGKIVAWVEEDRGEERPV
- the LOC115395617 gene encoding dixin-like isoform X1, with product MIASLSRGSLLDEVLHGGFNEQQLAAYISWVNSQLKRKAGLKPITDLRRDLQDGVVLTQLIEIVAGEVLEGVYVTPQNKEESRKNVEEVLRFISSRHIRMPHISARDIVDGNLKSVMRIILALAAHFKPSANHRAASGSRRGFTGGAASHNPLSTVALAQGAAAALASARLDASLPARSTRIHSGWGSGGDKSVCVRALVKQYERGSDEHSTLQLSSLSTVSPLSSPCSHPERPPQDSRQEQPNSDESCHIVVETSWEDPLSESLEKEVQEARKMVSALQALLLQGSLPEDEQDVSLTLDQGNTEQQLVVIRSRLDQSMEEAQELKREVLRCKQDMRNLQGVKEAQQQRLCTQEASILQMKQELLRASMTKDELTNQNAELQWKLEECTRLWGDCKKELGQKDRLLQQFKHKLEESQKMQAELQTELEHKNNMLQQLMCRDLEQIPSGTENNGYSYSGNQSPSMSAQQADEVQLLRDALRSLRNNFRDHDPQHHTLDTLEQGIVSLIDRLHVLHKHKGVGKSPRPKGQHTDADSWPSSKMCQSHNGSSSSTKILYFTGKSPTPSMINIPKRLGEVTLKDVKAAVDREGNYRYHFKALDPEFGTVKEEVFLDGAVVPGWEGKIVAWVEEDRGEERPV